From Amia ocellicauda isolate fAmiCal2 chromosome 12, fAmiCal2.hap1, whole genome shotgun sequence, a single genomic window includes:
- the vps37c gene encoding vacuolar protein sorting-associated protein 37C encodes MEKLRELSQSELQALLDSQEGVESLVLESDEIQGMQLEREMCLATNRSLAETNLELRPRLEEGRERLGERYRQLREIQSRCRERDTKVSQFSPQLLFSTLLEESSAIENESEALAEQFLEGSVSLDSFLERFLSFRCLAHSRRVRVEKLQELLERKKEAQGGAGSQGEVTSQPLPSTPWPQQRIDESREQQQQPQERSADFNSPNYNSQQPSNAASFPLPYPSSPQKSQMQGPTAHGPLPPAPFPGFPSQGYPSQGMQSTPAPGYPSQPGPGPGFGSSSCPYPVQPGFPNPQGVPFSQYNPPSPGFGYPPGPNVGPTQSPTARPGYFGASYWMPRPYS; translated from the exons ATGGAAAAGCTGCGGGAGCTCAGCCAGTCCGAGCTGCAGGCTCTGCTGGACAGCCAGGAAGGAGTGGAGTCACTGGTACTGGAGTCTGatgag attcaGGGTATGCAGTTGGAGAGGGAGATGTGCTTGGCCACCAATCGCAGCCTGGCTGAGACGAACCTGGAGCTGCGGCCCCGgctggaggaggggagggagaggcTGGGGGAGAGATACAGACAGCTGAGAGAGATACAGAGccgctgcagagagagag acacTAAGGTCAGTCAGTTCTCTCCACAGTTGCTGTTTTCCACACTTCTGGAGGAGAGCAGTGCCATAGAGAACGAGTCTGAG gctttGGCTGAGCAGTTCCTTGAGGGCAGTGTGTCTCTGGACTCATTCCTGGAGCGCTTCCTCTCGTTCCGCTGCCTCGCTCACAGTAGACGAGTGCGAGTTGAGAAgctgcaggagctgctggagaGGAAGAAGGAGGCACAAGGTGGGGCTGGTAGTCAAGGGGAGGTGACATCACAGCCCTTGCCGTCAACGCCCTGGCCACAGCAGAGAATAGATGAGTCTCGAGaacagcaacagcagccacaaGAGAGAAGTGCAGACTTCAACTCGCCCAACTACAACTCCCAGCAGCCATCCAACGCTGCCTCCTTTCCTCTCCCGTACCCCTCCTCCCCCCAGAAATCCCAAATGCAGGGCCCCACTGCACACGGCCCACTGCCCCCAGCTCCCTTCCCTGGATTTCCGAGCCAGGGCTACCCTTCCCAGGGTATGCAATCCACTCCAGCCCCAGGCTACCCCTCGCAGCCAGGCCCCGGCCCTGGTTTCGGATCCTCCTCATGCCCCTACCCAGTACAGCCTGGATTCCCCAACCCGCAGGGGGTCCCGTTTAGTCAGTACAACCCCCCTTCCCCTGGGTTTGGATACCCCCCTGGTCCCAATGTTGGGCCAACCCAGTCCCCTACTGCTAGGCCTGGTTACTTCGGCGCTAGTTATTGGATGCCCAGACCTTATTCCTAG